In Kryptolebias marmoratus isolate JLee-2015 linkage group LG11, ASM164957v2, whole genome shotgun sequence, the following proteins share a genomic window:
- the LOC108251027 gene encoding uncharacterized protein LOC108251027 isoform X2, translating into MDDAMQGRLYNSNLVLSPESAGSAAHHTSSQPAQNQENTDILEFLIKTEMDDTVAAETVEGDGTVHPEAPPTAGVPMGWRRMTECSYKMTEAETERMIKLRAANEALFTGRKHSAKPAWRAILYELGLQDKLTTEQLAKKWDNLKRRYKELKFPSRAVETNPSSWPWFYRMNDAMEGRFAGAAPILTPIVEDEDEDCEPLSSTSKKRARRSRGGMTEFLTESEMDLLVDNEDKNGSSALGDLHRITEFTYKLTEEDTRLLIELRAANESLFTGRRNTSKPAWRGIVKEMGLTGKLTPDQVAKKWDNLKTKFKDLKFPPRGMEAQTNPASWPWFQLMSDALEGRLAGKAPKVTPVWTSEEDGVFGSSPPPDRDCLMAADRSSVSELESMVGGDSGEADGGVTYIDASGEECSTPSEFSYKMSDQDTRRMIKLRAANEMLFTGRRNAAKAAWKAILKELGLQGKVSTYQMAKKWDNLKRRYKDLKYPPAGMESAVDSSSSWPWFHLMNEAMEGRLASSAPFLTPLTQDDDPDPAPRHRPRPVPALPPSSSSDFVQEEFADEQSRRGAEPCDGPLGGLEREWKVVERDRASVERERAAVQAERLWLDRERAALERDRALVEQERAALAREREVLDQRALMLNSVGHSGHSGHSGHSGHLNSLM; encoded by the exons CCATGCAGGGCCGCCTCTACAACAGCAACCTGGTTCTGAGTCCGGAGAGCGCCGGTAGCGCCGCCCACCACACCAGCAGCCAGCCTGCTCAGAACCAGGAGAACACGGACATCCTGGAGTTCCTCATCAAGACGGAGATGGACGACACAGTGGCGGCGGAAACAGTCGAAGGCGACGGGACGGTTCACCCGGAGGCCCCGCCCACCGCCGGGGTCCCAATGGGCTGGAGGAGGATGACGGAGTGCTCGTACAAAA TGACCGAAGCAGAAACGGAGAGGATGATCAAACTACGAGCTGCGAACGAAGCACTTTTCACCGGCAGGAAGCACTCCGCCAAGCCGGCGTGGAG GGCCATCCTGTACGAGCTGGGTCtgcaggacaaactgaccacggAGCAGCTGGCCAAGAAGTGGGACAACCTGAAGAGGAGGTATAAG GAGCTGAAGTTTCCCTCTCGAGCCGTGGAGACAAATCCAAGCTCCTGGCCCTGGTTCTACAGGATGAACGACGCCATGGAGGGCCGGTTTGCCGGCGCCGCTCCCATCCTCACCCCCATCGTGGAGGACGAAGACGAGGACTGCGAGCCGCTGTCGTCGACGTCGAAGAAACGAGCGCGGCGCAGCCGAGGGGGGATGACGGAGTTTCTGACGGAGTCTGAGATGGACCTGCTGGTTGATAACGAGGACAAGAACGGATCGTCGGCTCTGGGGGATCTGCACCGGATCACCGAGTTCACCTACAAAC TGACAGAAGAAGACACCCGGCTGCTGATTGAGTTACGAGCCGCCAACGAGTCTTTGTTCACCGGCAGGAGGAACACGTCCAAACCCGCCTGGAG GGGGATCGTGAAGGAGATGGGTCTGACGGGGAAACTAACACCTGATCAGGTGGCCAAGAAGTGGGACAACTTAAAAACCAAGTTTAAG GACCTGAAGTTTCCTCCCCGGGGGATGGAGGCACAGACCAACCCCGCCTCCTGGCCATGGTTCCAGCTGATGAGCGACGCTCTGGAGGGGCGCTTGGCGGGAAAGGCTCCCAAAGTGACGCCCGTCTGGACCAGCGAGGAAGATGGCGTGTTCGGCTCGTCTCCGCCCCCCGACAGAGACTGTCTGATGGCGGCGGACAGGAGCAGCGTGTCGGAGCTGGAGAGCATGGTGGGCGGAGACAGCGGTGAGGCGGACGGCGGCGTCACGTACATCGACGCCAGCGGCGAGGAGTGTTCCACGCCGTCAGAGTTCTCCTACAAGA TGTCGGATCAGGACACCAGGAGGATGATCAAACTCCGAGCTGCTAACGAGATGTTGTTCACCGGGAGGAGGAACGCCGCCAAAGCTGCCTGGAA AGCCATCCTGAAGGAGCTCGGCCTGCAGGGGAAAGTCTCCACCTACCAGATGGCCAAGAAGTGGGACAACCTGAAGAGGAGGTACAAG GACCTGAAGTATCCTCCTGCAGGGATGGAGAGCGCCGTGGACAGTTCCTCCTCCTGGCCGTGGTTCCACCTGATGAACGAAGCCATGGAGGGGCGGCTGGCCAGCAGCGCCCCCTTCCTCACCCCCCTCACTCAGGACGACGACCCTGACCCCGCCCCCAGGCACAGGCCCCGCCCCGTCCCCGCCCTgccgccctcctcctcctcagacttcGTCCAGGAGGAGTTTGCGGATGAGCAGAGCCGGCGCGGCGCGGAGCCGTGCGACGGGCCTCTGGGAGGACTGGAGCGGGAGTGGAAGGTGGTGGAGCGGGACCGAGCGTCcgtggagagagagagggcgGCGGTGCAGGCGGAGCGGCTGTGGTTGGACCGGGAGCGGGCGGCGCTGGAGCGGGACCGAGCCCTGGTGGAGCAGGAGAGGGCGGCGCTGGCCCGGGAGAGGGAGGTTCTGGATCAGAGAGCCCTGATGCTGAACTCTGTGGGACACAGTGGACACAGTGGACACAGTGGACACAGTGGACACCTGAACAGCCTCATGTAG
- the LOC108251031 gene encoding transcription initiation factor TFIID subunit 4, with translation MAGASDPLEDVLSDEVDQKAVSDLVGSLESQLGDRKTPEASYYDGKRDPAAAAAGHFSGKVGDQVGSAEPPPQQGHPKAGSTREPGANDPPSAQTLPSSNSSGVAGTLRTAGTSLQTAGAPTPSASPGPGPATLSTQPVASFHRAAVLGPSAAPNSAEAIRTSSPGLQGLNGSTGAAAGVPPPGGVSSVISAGSMAAAPGSPAVALQGLPGPVSSAAQNGLEPKAAPSPSASASQVLNHSNPLMHTKMLVTSQPPTGTSVILTSTPHPPAAQSPIIQTQTGTGTAGAKPIINGVAVVRPPGPPVSGPTSIQQQRPGLVAGTARAATPQPGLTVRPQQQTTIQLPPGFTIPAGMVLVRTETNQLVMVSQQVLAQAQAKIQQGQTVVTQRPVAPMATTTIRVSTATTAPSAPPIVRLASPTPTRIVQSPSTTSVQALTVPAAAGTVSVKMAAPLKTSTVITAGGNTKPAAATPPPTTTPVTRVTVVSQEMQENVKKCKNFLATLIKLASHNSPSPETSKNVKALVQDLLDAKIEPEEFTSRLQAELKSSPQPYLIPFLKKSLPALRQTLLNSQQSLMTAPPSTSAQPPAAPGSVTTSAVRPQLPAGATIRLNPPIANTTAVAVCRPGVQSVQTHSPVVISQTLRHPATLIRGPATIAGKTPLLLAAQANQKKLSDPGGGTFRDDDDINDVASMAGVNLSEENARILATSSELVGTKIRSCKDESFLPTVLLHRRILDTAKKLGVSEVPLDVVNLVSHATESRLRSLLEKVSIIAQHRSDGGKDEEHYEQSSDVRSQLRFFEQLERIEKQRKDEQEREILLKAAKSRARQEDPEQIRLKQKAKERQQQEQAEIRQRDANLTALAAIGPRRKRKMDSGGGGGEVASGSGAGSSVTPSARQQQLRQRITRVNLRDFIFCLEQDRSTSRSLTLYKALLK, from the exons ATGGCGGGAGCCTCCGACCCGCTGGAGGACGTGCTCTCCGACGAGGTGGACCAGAAGGCGGTCAGCGACCTGGTCGGCTCTTTGGAGTCCCAGCTGGGCGACAGAAAGACTCCCGAGGCTTCTTATTACGACGGGAAGCGGGACCCAGCAGCGGCCGCTGCCGGACACTTCTCAGGGAAAGTGGGAGATCAAGTGGGGTCTGCGGAGCCGCCGCCGCAACAAGGGCATCCGAAAGCGGGGTCGACCCGGGAGCCCGGCGCTAACGACCCGCCGTCCGCCCAAACTCTCCCCTCCTCGAATTCTTCCGGGGTCGCCGGGACCCTAAGAACCGCCGGAACCAGCCTGCAGACGGCGGGAGCGCCTACTCCGAGCGCTTCGCCCGGACCGGGACCCGCAACTTTGAGCACTCAGCCCGTCGCTAGCTTCCACCGGGCTGCCGTCCTGGGTCCGAGCGCGGCTCCCAACTCCGCGGAGGCGATCCGGACGTCCTCTCCGGGATTACAGGGCTTAAACGGCAGCACCGGAGCCGCAGCAGGTGTCCCTCCACCCGGCGGGGTCAGCTCCGTCATCAGCGCCGGGTCCATGGCTGCCGCGCCCGGCTCGCCCGCCGTGGCCCTGCAGGGTCTCCCCGGCCCGGTGAGCAGCGCCGCCCAGAACGGGCTGGAGCCCAAAGCTGCCCCCTCCCCATCCGCCTCAGCCTCTCAAGTCCTGAACCACAGCAACCCTCTGATGCACACCAAGATGCTGGTGACCAGCCAGCCCCCCACCGGGACCTCCGTCATCCTGACCAGCACCCCCCATCCGCCTGCAGCCCAGTCCCCCATCATTCAGACCCAGACCGGGACCGGCACGGCGGGAGCCAAGCCCATCATCAACGGGGTGGCCGTGGTCAgacctcctggtcctcctgtcAGCGGCCCCACGTCCATCCAGCAGCAGAGACCCGGGCTGGTGGCCGGTACCGCCCGAGCGGCCACCCCCCAGCCCGGGCTGACGGTCCGGCCCCAGCAGCAGACCACCATCCAGCTGCCCCCCGGCTTCACCATTCCTGCAG GCATGGTTCTGGTTCGGACCGAGACCAATCAGCTGGTCATGGTCTCTCAGCAGGTTCTGGCTCAGGCTCAGGCCAAGATCCAGCAGGGCCAAACGGTGGTCACCCAGAGACCTGTAGCGCCGATGGCCACGACCACCATCCGGGTCAGCACCGCCACCACC GCGCCTTCAGCCCCCCCGATCGTCCGCCTGGCCTCGCCCACACCCACCAGGATCGTTCAGTCTCCCTCCACCACCTCTGTACAG GCGCTGACGGTACCGGCTGCTGCCGGAACCGTGTccgtcaagatggccgccccgcTGAAAACCTCCACCGTGATAACGGCGGGAGGAAACACCAAACCCGCCGCCGCCACGCCCCCTCCCACAACTACGCCCGTCACCAGGGTCACCGTGGTGTCGCAG GAGATGCAGGAGAACGTGAAGAAATGTAAGAACTTTCTCGCCACGCTCATCAAGCTGGCGTCCCACAACTCGCCGTCTCCAGAGACGTCCAAGAATGTGAAGGCCCTGGTCCAGGACCTGCTT gatGCAAAGATTGAGCCGGAGGAGTTCACGTCTCGGCTGCAGGCTGAGCTGAAGTCCTCCCCACAGCCCTACCTCATCCCCTTCCTCAAG AAAAGCCTCCCTGCTCTCCGTCAGACTCTCCTCAACAGCCAGCAGTCTCTGATGACCGCGCCGCCGAGCACCTCGGCTCAGCCTCCAGCCGCCCCCGGCTCCGTCACCACCTCCGCCGTCAGGCCGCAGCTGCCCGCCGGCGCCACCATCCGCCTGAACCCGCCCATCGCTAACACAACAGCTGTG GCTGTGTGCAGACCAGGAGTCCAGTCCGTTCAGACTCACTCACCTGTTGTCATCAGCCAGACGCTCAGACATCCAG CTACACTCATCCGAGGACCAGCAACCATAGCCGGGAAAACTCCGCTCCTCCTGGCAGCTCAAGCCAATCAGAAGAAACTGAGTGACCCGGGGGGCGGGACCTTCAG AGACGATGATGACATCAACGACGTGGCGTCGATGGCCGGCGTCAACCTCAGCGAGGAGAACGCTCGTATCCTAGCAACCAGCTCGGAGCTCGTCGGCACCAAGATCCGGTCCTGCAAAGACGAGTCCTTCCTGCCCACCGTCCTCCTGCACCGCCGCATCCTGGACACGG CCAAGAAGCTGGGCGTGTCTGAGGTTCCGCTGGACGTGGTGAACCTTGTCTCGCACGCCACCGAGTCCAGGCTGCGCTCGCTGCTGGAGAAGGTCTCCATCATCGCTCAGCACCGCTCTGACGGCGGCAAG GATGAAGAGCATTACGAGCAGTCGTCAGACGTCCGCTCCCAGCTCAGGTTCTTTGAGCAGCTCGAGCGAATCGAGAAGCAGAGGAAAGACGAGCAGGAGCGGGAGATTCTGCTGAAGGCCGCCAAG AGCCGGGCCCGGCAGGAAGATCCAGAACAGATTCGCCTCAAGCAGAAGGCCAAGGAG aggcagcagcaggaaCAGGCTGAGATTCGACAGCGGGACGCAAACCTCACAGCTCTTGCCGCAATCGGGCCACGCAGGAAACGCAAGATGGACtcaggcggcggcggcggcgag GTGGCCTCAGGCTCAGGTGCGGGTTCCTCGGTGACCCCCTCCGCCCGTCAGCAGCAGCTCCGGCAGCGGATCACACGAGTTAACCTCAGGGACTTCATCTTCTGCCTGGAGCAGGACCGCAGCACAAGCCGCTCTCTGACGCTCTACAAGGCCCTGCTGAAGTGA
- the LOC108251028 gene encoding protein FAM3C, with protein MLSVRVVKSRRGNQSNLIRWVFKAVVLVLSVVLAVYLVLRFYSEPIKALAKTSIISSQNSKITAKKPDGSCLEKKSCPNEQFSFFLQSGAANVVPAKICINNKLMVGTVLNNVGIGINVVKLNGRTGEVLRIEHFNMYDGKIEAFVEFLKNIETGSVVLMASYDEPSTKLTDEARKLISDLGSSAIQTLGYRDSWVFVGGKGTSVKSGFEKHMKNDQAKNKYKDWPELVQLDGCIPKYME; from the exons ATGCTGTCCGTCAGAGTGG TAAAATCTCGCCGAGGGAATCAGTCCAACCTGATCCGCT GggtttttaaagctgtggttCTGGTGCTCTCGGTGGTTCTTGCTGTCTACCTCGTCCTGAGGTTCTACAGCGAGCCGATCAAAG CTCTGGCTAAAACCTCCATCATCTCCAGTCAGAACTCCAAGATTACCGCCAAGAAGCCAG ATGGATCTTGTCTCGAAAAGAAAAGTTGTCCAAACGAGCAGTTCAGCTTCTTCCTGCAGAGCGGAGCTGCTAACGTGGTTCCTGCAAAGATCTGCATCAACAACAAACT AATGGTCGGAACCGTCCTGAACAACGTTGGGATTGGGATCAACGTTGTGAAACTGAACG GTAGAACCGGAGAGGTTCTGAGGATAGAACACTTCAACATGTACGACGGCA aaatCGAAGCTTTCGTCGAGTTCCTGAAGAACATCGAGACgggttctgtggttctgatgGCGTCCTACGATGAGCCATCAACAAA GTTAACGGACGAGGCCCGGAAGCTGATCTCGGACCTGGGAAGTTCTGCGATCCAGACTCTGGGCTACAGGGACAGCTGGGTGTTCGTCGGAGGGAAGGGAACGTCGGTGAAGAGCGGCTTCGAGAAG CACATGAAGAACGATCAGGcgaagaataaatacaaggacTGGCCCGAGCTGGTCCAGCTGGACGGCTGCATCCCAAAATACATGGAGTGA
- the LOC108251024 gene encoding carbohydrate sulfotransferase 8: MDFRLQNSASICRRMKLLCSLWFLLLLGVGSLLLLLDHLPDLQQNSGVPVLVAPRWPVEEAQRSDDVGTGPFLVSPPALLLQPPSVSPFSDPLLGNKQPVTKRHRKLLLKTAAPGGEEASQDPRLRLLKRVCSRYRPVVGKRQVTRQQVSRVYVEDRFRLLYCEVPKAGCSNWKRVLMVLGGRARSMQDIPHDVAHYANHLRRLDGYKFSGIVERLRSYTKVLFVREPFERLVLAFRDKFESPNLYYHPVFGRAIISRYRANATRSALRTGAGVTFREFVQYLLDVRRPVGMDIHWEPVSQLCSPCLLRYHFIGKFESLEEDANLLLRGIGAPANLTFPNFKDRNPQAERTSSRITQKYFSQLNTTERQKVFDFYYMDYLMFNYPKPFSDLH; encoded by the exons ATGGACTTTAGGCTTCAGAACTCTGCAAGCATCTGCAGGAGGATGAAGCTGCTCTGCTCGCTGTGgttcctcctgctgctgggaGTCGggtcactgctgctgctgctggaccaCCTGCCGGACCTGCAGCAGAACTCAG GTGTCCCGGTTCTGGTAGCTCCCAGGTGGCCGGTGGAGGAG GCTCAGCGGTCCGATGACGTCGGTACCGGCCCGTTCCTCGtctctcctcctgctctcctcctgcagccgcCGTCTGTCTCGCCGTTCTCCGACCCGTTGCTCGGCAACAAGCAGCCGGTCACCAAACGccacaggaagctgctgctgaagaccGCCGCCCCCGGAGGCGAGGAGGCGAGCCAGGACCCCCGGCTCCGCCTGCTGAAACGGGTCTGCTCCAGGTACCGACCCGTTGTAGGCAAGCGGCAGGTGACCCGTCAGCAGGTGTCCCGGGTTTATGTGGAGGACCGGTTCCGGTTGCTGTACTGCGAGGTGCCCAAAGCGGGCTGCTCCAACTGGAAACGGGTCCTGATGGTTCTGGGCGGCCGCGCTCGCTCCATGCAGGACATCCCGCATGACGTGGCGCATTACGCCAACCACCTGCGGCGGCTGGACGGCTACAAGTTCTCCGGTATCGTTGAGCGGCTCCGGTCCTACACCAAGGTTCTGTTCGTCAGGGAGCCCTTCGAGCGGCTCGTCTTGGCGTTCCGGGACAAGTTCGAGAGTCCGAACCTGTACTACCATCCTGTCTTTGGACGCGCCATCATCTCCAGGTACCGGGCCAACGCCACACGCAGCGCCCTGAGGACCGGCGCCGGCGTCACCTTCAGGGAGTTCGTTCAGTACCTGCTGGACGTGCGGCGACCCGTTGGGATGGACATCCACTGGGAGCCCGTCTCCCAGCTCTGCAGCCCCTGTCTGCTCCGGTACCACTTCATCGGAAAGTTCGAGAGTCTGGAGGAGGACGCCAACCTCCTGCTGCGCGGCATCGGGGCGCCCGCCAACCTCACCTTCCCCAACTTCAAAGACCGGAACCCGCAGGCGGAGCGGACCTCGTCCAGAATCACGCAGAAATATTTCTCCCAGCTGAACACCACCGAGAGGCAGAAGGTCTTCGACTTTTACTACATGGACTACCTGATGTTCAACTACCCCAAACCCTTCTCAGACCTGCACTAA